From the Candidatus Beckwithbacteria bacterium genome, one window contains:
- a CDS encoding DUF523 domain-containing protein — translation MKRKNILVSACLVGVNCRYDGSNKLNEKIIKLLEKKELIIVCPELLGGFPIPRSPCQIVGGDGYDVLQKKAKVMGEDGIDYSQQFIKGAKNALRIARENNVSVAYLREKSPSCGSGEIYNGKGLKNGDGVFAALLKQNGIKVVRI, via the coding sequence ATGAAAAGAAAAAATATTCTTGTTAGTGCTTGCTTAGTGGGAGTAAATTGTCGTTATGATGGTAGTAATAAGCTAAATGAAAAAATAATTAAACTTTTAGAAAAAAAAGAACTAATTATTGTTTGTCCGGAATTATTGGGTGGTTTTCCTATTCCAAGAAGTCCTTGTCAAATTGTAGGTGGAGATGGGTATGATGTCTTGCAAAAAAAAGCCAAGGTGATGGGGGAAGATGGTATTGATTACTCGCAACAATTTATCAAGGGAGCAAAAAATGCTCTTAGAATAGCTAGAGAAAATAATGTATCAGTAGCTTATTTACGCGAAAAAAGCCCTTCATGTGGGAGTGGTGAGATTTATAATGGCAAGGGTCTTAAAAATGGCGATGGAGTATTTGCCGCTTTATTAAAACAGAATGGAATCAAAGTAGTTAGAATTTAA